The DNA window atctcaaacgactcaattctcttcatcgccgtgctgcaaaactaattctgcatgagtcaaataagccaacagatgataaattaaagctccttaatttccttcccttgaaagatcagttgacgctaaacaaggctgtctttatgtacaaagtaattaacaataatgttcctggatatttaaaatcacatttcagacatgccacaaaaagatatgggtcccagaacctgattccccccatccctcgtctagacttgtataagtcaagtttagccttctcaggagcgtctctatggaattccatacccctacacctccgaaatgcctcttctgtgaaaacgtttaggcgccagtttcattcccgcttaatgggtaaatagaacacttttcatgtctgatattttagtgctttttacatttagtcaagttatgtttgtattttgatttgttctttatgtgtatgtattgataatgatatacatgcgaatgattgggacaattcctccccacatttgttttctcccttttgttattagttgttttggatgtttatatgcaatgcattattgcaactatgctgcaatttccaccctatattgtttttcccatttttgaatgtgtatacaaaaccataacccctttcttattactatttacattatgtacgtctgtaagtaacaataaccttgtcaattttactatctatattatgtgcgtctgtattaagtgtttgtataagggacaggttgtaagattaggctttgcctaaaacctctatcctttggtaataaagttcagtttcagtttcagtttcagtttctctctctctacatctccctctctctacatctccccctctctctctctctacatctccctctctctcactctctctctctttctctctctctctcactctctctccctttctctctctctctctctctctctctctctctctccttctctctctctctccttctctctctctctctcgctctctctctcctctctctctctctctctctcctctctctctctctctctctatctctctctctcctctctctctctctctctctctctctctctctcctctctctctctctctcctctctctctctccctctctctctctaatgtgTGGCCTTTAACTTGCTTGTTATTTATTAATACTCTTCTGTGAGCTTCCAAACTAAAAAGGAACTGATACCAAACAAGTATTCAGTGCCATTGTTCAATTTGTAACCGAGAAACTTTAGCAATAGAATGTTGTTTTATCAACGGATTTCATTTCGAAGCGTTTACTTGGTCGCGATGAAAGCCTTGGGAATACCTATGAAGATTGCGTGTATAAAACTTCCCTAAATCCATATCACATCTTCTAGTGTCgtataatgtttttttttatgtgaggttttttaatttatttttatttgagtGTTGAACTGAACCATTTTAACTCGTCTTTTTCTGTCTCACTACATCCTGTTAGTGTTACTCTCAATAATACACGAAAGGCaaatttgttttgtattgtacgTGTTATTGAATACAATGTCACATTGAACATATTTAATTTATCCACGGGGTTAACTGACCGACTGCTCTAGGTCTTGCAATTACTGTTAATCCCCGAGGGACATTTAGCCTAATGTCAACTCCTTTTATTATGTCTAAAAATAAACCCACGTTAAAAACGTATCGGAGACAACAACAAGGACAAATGCAAGGCCAGTCCGGCGGTTCGTCTCTTGTCATTTACCTTGAACACAATGTCATGTTCGATACATGCCAACAACAACCAGGATGTACTAACAATGTATTCAATTCTGTACAGACACGGAAGATTGGATGCAGAAAGGCCAAGACGAGCTAGCAGCAGCGCTGAAAATACAGCATAATATGGGCGTGGCTAAAAACGTCATCCTCTTCCTTGCTGACGGCATGGGCGTGTCCACTGTGACGGCTGCCCGAATCTACAAGGGTCAGAGAGACGGCAAGTCGGGGGAAGAGACGCTGCTGAATTTTGAACACTTCCCCCATGCTGCTTTCGCGAAGGTAACATTCAAACTTTAAATTTGATGAAATACTTTTGGAATTGCAATGGTTAAAATTCTGTTCAAACTGTCTCCAAAAAACGTGATCGAAACACACGGTTTAATGGCTAGTTTGGGGCTACAATTCGACAAAGCCGGGTTCTGATGAATCGAACAAATGCATCTGTTTTGTGCTGATTGGTATCTTGATTAGTATATGACTTGAGACTTGTCCACAGTGACTTTCGATAGCAACCAACTTTTTTTGATATACACTCAGATTTTGGAATAAGCTATTTTGTGAGTGGGATGTGCAACTTCACTTCAACTTGAACAGTGTAACGAAGAGCATATTCACTCCCATTAATTCACTCCCATTAATTCACTCCCATTAATTCACTCCCATTAATTCACTCCCATTAATTCACCGTACGTGTGGACGTGGGAATTGCAACAAAAATCCATATTTCCCTGGCGGGACTTTTCTCAAATCCAACATGCAAGCCTAACTCTCTCCCTTCATCCAACGTGCTTGtacaagtcttcttcttcttcagcgttccagaattgtctggttacgtgtgagcttgttttgcccatttgggttccccacactatactctgagagcatagtcagcttcactccgctttcgttgagtaggcatgctgggcattttcgtgtttccataacccaccgaactctgacatggattacaggatcttttccgtgcgtagttggtcttgtgcttgcgtgtacacacgaagggggttaagtcactagcaggtctgcacataagttgacctgggagattcgaactcacgacctcccgattagaaggccgacgtcttaaggccatgtcagacgcacaacacaaaacagtgttttctttcaaaacaaacacaaaacagcgcGCGTGTTTCCCGTGTGACATCCCCCAAAACGCGTTtcagaaaacactgttttgtgttttcgcatcgtgttttgggttttagagcatgctctaaaatctgaaaacacgttttggtagtcagccaatgaacgcggaCGATCAACTCACGTGACTCGGTTTCCGGCACCACGGAGATGGAAAAAAAATGACTGACTCAGATGTGGTACCGATTCAGGGTAGTATCGGACCCATGAATCCTAACTAGAGTTTATGGAGTCTGTCACGATTGAAGAGTGGAAATAATATCAGTGGGcgctgccagccgtgttgtttacaaacccaaacacagcgcggtagctggacgggtcaagctgacactgaccgtatcagtgggcaCCACAGAACTTATATTAGTATAATATAAGTTCTGTGGTGGGCACTGCCAGCCCGGCGTGTTGTTTAACCCAAACACAGGGCgatagctggacgggtcaagctgacactgaccgatatTTATGTGAAAACGCGCACCGcgcttcatctgtgtgtttcgcttgtgacatcccctctttaaaaacatgtgtttccCCGACGTCGAAAACatggttttgtgttgtgcgtttGTCTCCGCCTTTACCGCCACGCCACTTACCCGGTCAAGTACAAGTCGATTCAGCGGTCCTTCGAAGGGCCACCCACTCCTTAACTTTCAATGACTATAACTGTCCGTTTCTCCTTGACTGCAGACCTACAGCACGGACAAACAAGTATCTGACTCAGCGGGGACGGCCACGGCCTTCCTGGGTGGGGTCAAGGCCAACTCCGGCACCCTGGGTGTCAACGCACGTGTGACTCGTCAGAACTGCACCGTTTTCCCCGAAGGCTCAGTGGATACGATTATGGATTGGGCCTTGGCCGCCGGTTAGTGCGTTTATGCGTACTAAGTCTCAGTATTTTCTATTCTCTGGTCTTTATTTTGACGCTCTTTCATTAATTACCATGCATGGTAATGGTCACGATGTTCAGCTGGTTAACGTCTTTATCGtaaaactctctctctgtctctctctgtctctgtctctctgtctctctgtctctctgtctctctgtctctgtctctctctgtctctctctctctctctctctctctctctctctctctctctctctctctcacacatgaCCCCTGCTAAGGCAAATCCTTGAATCAAAAAGTATGTTCGATAGTGGAGTGCCTTAAAAGGcatatacattttaaatgaaatgacacgAGAATGAATGCTTTAGTAACGAAAGTTGCCTCAatagtttttttgttgtttttttggtgcaCAGTTAACAAAGCACTGATCTAAAGGCTCAATGTCAACACGGAGTCTTCGCTTTAAACACGTGCTGCCGTTCAACACTGTTTATGGAATTAAAAATCTAACTGAGCAAAACTATTTTCTCAAATAACAAAGTCGCGGCAACTTGTGTTGACTAAAACTGAAACTAATCAGTAATGTGGCGACCGTGTAACAGAGGCATTTTACATTGCCAGGAAAATCTGTGGGACTGGTCACCACAACCCACGTGACCCATGCCACACCAGCGGCAGCCTATGCACATACACCCGAAAGGGACTGGGAAAGTGACGCTACCATGGGATCCGCAAATGACCTTTGTAAGGGCAAGGTCAAGGACATTGCGACCCAGCTGATTGAGGATGAATCCAACACTCGCATCAAAGTAAGGGAGGTTTAGATAATGTCGAACTAGGTATGTACATGATACTAGTGTAGCTCATACTGTCTGTGTCATTTTTACGAAGATACCAAGTTCAAAAACGACAATCCGTTAATCAATTACTAAAACAAATGTAAGCGTGCCTCCGGTAGTGAATGTAGTAGGGAAGGTAATTCGTGTGCACGCTTAAAAAGAGTGAAAAAACTCAGCAAGGTCCCACATTCAAGAGCCAAAGTACAGACAAGGTTCCAATAGCTCAATACATGGTACAATATACCACATATTCTATAACGTTCTTGGTCAAAACCTTTaagtgtgaaagtgtgtgtgtgtgtgtgtgtgtgtgtgtgtgtgtgtgtgtgtgtgtgtgtgtgtgtgtgtgtgtgtgtgtgtgtgtgtgtgtgtgtgtgtgtgtgtgtgtgtgtgattcccaCTTTTAGATAGTGTTGTGTTATGAGTTCAGCAGAACGGAAACATGTCAAATAGTCCTCAGCGTAACACACTGAAGGGCAACCCTCATAAATTGCCCAGatggaaaaaatgaaataaatatctAATATAATGTCCCATATTCTACTCTGTTTACAGGTGATTCTTGGAGGAGGTAGGAGGCATTTCTTGCCCAACACAGCACTGGTTCCTGGGACGCTTGACCAGCTTAACGTCCACGGTCGTGTGGATGGACGAGATCTCATTCAGGTAAGATTTCTGGGTATGATACTTCGTTTTGATATAATCTCTTGATCTAAATGTAATTCTGATCTCCACTCTTTGACTTCTTGAAAGACACCTCCGAACAGACAGTAATAAGAGAAGTTGCGAACATAACGTGTATAAAAAATTTTCTTGATATGCAATCCTATTTGTTGGAAATACAATTTAGATTGACTGTAAATCCAAAAATGTGTATCAAAACTTTTTGTAAACACCTGCGTTAGGAAATAAACAAAACTATCATCTTTTGATTTTGTGAACAGACATGTAAAAGACAAGTGAAGGGAAAGAAAAGATAGAACGAAACACATAATATATACACGGAAACTTACACGCAGACACAATGAGGTAAACCGGGCCCGTGAAAACACAAGGAAAACAACAGGCACGTATGTCACTTGCCGTTAATAGCAGTTACGGTGATCATTCATTAGAAACTGCTTCATCTGTTCTTGTCTTCTCttctaatcccccccccccccctccctgtcaAAAGAGGTCGGCATTCGAGTCTTCCTTACTAGTGAATTCATACCCACCGAACTAATAAAATGAGTCCGGGAATAGAACCTGTCGCCGTAAAAGTATACAAGGTTGCAACTGAACTccataaatctctctctctctctctctctctctctctctctctctctctctctctctctctctctctctctctctctctctctctctctctctctctcagacacgcACAAAAGCAGTATGTAGAAGTGTTTCATGTACATTTTGGCTTTCAATGATTTTACTTGAGGAGCGTTTCCTTTATCTCCAACAGGTATGGAAGGACAATAAAGACAATCGAGGCGCCAAAGCTACCTACCTATGGAACAAGCAACAACTGGATGCCATAGACGTCAACAAGACAGACTACCTTTTaggtcaagagagagagagagagagagagctaactagagagagacagagacagagacagagagagagggagagagagagagtgagtgagtaagagagagagagagagagagagagagagagagagagagagagagagagagagagagagagagaaactgaaactgaaactgaactttattaccaaaggatagaggttttaggcaaagcctaatcttacaacctgtcccttatacaaacacttaatacagacgcacataatatagatagtaaaattgacaaggttattgttacttacagacgtacataatgtaaatagtaataagaaaggggttatggttttgtatacacattcaaaaatgggaaaaacaatatagggtggaaattgcagcatagttgagagagagagagagagattatagTCCGCGGTCATTTCAATGTTGAGCGTTTCAATATGTCGGCTATCTGGTCCTTTTGACATTCGGACTCTTGAAAAGAATGTAACCAGTCTGTTGGTCTTCGACTTAACAACTCTTACCCACTATCACAAcgttttgtttattgtttggctCCGCGGTCCGTTTTGCTTAAATATTTTGTCCAGTTTACTATTTGCAGGCACGACCCGCTGTTTTTCGACAGACGCATGAGAACGTTCAGTGCTAGATTTTAAACTGTGGTGTACTAATGTGAACGCAGCCTGTACGCGCAAAATAATTATGATGATGAAGGGTTAATTAGTAAAAACATCAATCTACAAATATAATTAAAACGTATTCGTCCCGAATACCACATAGTTCATATATGAAACAATCCGACGCAGACAAGCATCAGTACatcactgaagtcagcagaaGGCCAAGGTGCTTATGCAGTAGTTTGCATGCAATCGTATCTGTGTCTTTCAAAAAGCAACGCACTGGCACACCTTTTGTCATTTCAAGTTCACATTgaattgtgcgtgtgtgtgtctgtgtgtctgtgtgtgcgcgcgcgtgtgtgtgtgtgtgcgcgcgtgtgtgtgtgtgtgtgtgtgtgtgtgtgtgtgtgtggttgtgtgtgtgtgcgcgcgcgcgcgtgtgtgtgtgtgtgtgtgtgtgtgtgtgtgtgtgtgtgtgtgtgtgtgtgtgtgtgtgtctacgtgtgtgtgtctacgtgtgtgtgtgtgtgtgtgtgcaggtctGTTCAACCAAGGCCACATGTCGTTCGAATTAAACCGAAATATGACGGGAGTGATCACCGAACCTTCCTTAGCTGAGATGACCACTGCTGCCATCCGCATTCTTAGCAAGGACGACAATGGATTCTTCTTGCTTGTGGAAGGTTTGAGGGCCATTTACTTCCATatactttttgttttaactttctatgGTTTATACGCATGCATTTATATCTGATAACAGATGCAAAACATACACGTAAACGTCAAGTGCATCCGAAGATAAAATTGGAAATGGAAGATGTCAGAAACCAGAACACGTTATTGCATGTGTTAAGTTAACCAATATCTTTCCTAAAACTTAATGGCGTTGTACCTGGGCTATAAAGCGATTGATTCGTGAACTCAGAAGTCCCCAGAAGTCCTAAATGCCGTTGACAAGTACCGTCTCCAAAAATTGAATTGTAGCTTTAAAGGCATAGTCAGTGTAAACAATTTGTCTCATCATCTCAGGTCTGGTCAGGtttctacatgggataaggtcATTGCTCTGCTTGGATacgtaccaaaaatcaacactcttAATGCCTAATGTGCAGAGTGGGCTTTGTCATGAAGGGGTTTCTTAAAAGTTACTGGTGTCAATCCGCGAAACCAAATCCCATCCTGTACaagaagcagccaggatgttgatTTCTGGCAGGTGacccaagtggagggctggtcgaGGATCGGAGTGTTCAGATTGAAATTCAAGTctacagggtggtccaaaaaaaaCGCCCTATTTTCTTGTTGATCTCATGTTTTAATGGGAAGAGTGATTTAGAAAACGTGTTCACCAAACAATAGCAGACTGTTGGGCAATGATGTCGTGTAGAATTGGTAGAAATTGGTTTGTCCTTAGTAGTTGATAATATGCTCTATTCAGGCTCCTCTTCGTAAAAGACATGCTGCAACACGAACGTTGAAATTGTCCATCACTCGTCCAATTATGTCACCTGGTTTGCGCCTGATTTCCCTTCTGATGTCGTCCTACAGAGCTGCCAGGGTCTGGGGAGTGTTACCGTATATAAAAAATTATTCTGTCCTGGGTACCCCCACAGAAAGTAGTCGGGTGGCTTGAGATCAGAGGAGTATGGTGACCAAGGGAAGTCGGGGAAGTCAGTGCGTCGTGAAATGAGCCTATCGCCAGGGA is part of the Littorina saxatilis isolate snail1 linkage group LG6, US_GU_Lsax_2.0, whole genome shotgun sequence genome and encodes:
- the LOC138969101 gene encoding alkaline phosphatase, tissue-nonspecific isozyme-like isoform X2, giving the protein MAEKLLCLLIFFCCLHWIQPDNINEDTEDWMQKGQDELAAALKIQHNMGVAKNVILFLADGMGVSTVTAARIYKGQRDGKSGEETLLNFEHFPHAAFAKTYSTDKQVSDSAGTATAFLGGVKANSGTLGVNARVTRQNCTVFPEGSVDTIMDWALAAGKSVGLVTTTHVTHATPAAAYAHTPERDWESDATMGSANDLCKGKVKDIATQLIEDESNTRIKVILGGGRRHFLPNTALVPGTLDQLNVHGRVDGRDLIQVWKDNKDNRGAKATYLWNKQQLDAIDVNKTDYLLGLFNQGHMSFELNRNMTGVITEPSLAEMTTAAIRILSKDDNGFFLLVEGGRIDHAHHGNNAHLALSETVAFDDAVAVAKEMTGDETLMVVTADHSHVLTMAGYPDRGHDIFGIQDSLSQDGAQDLMPYATLSYANGPGPGRVDLTYTDTTSKFHQQSRLVPMNYETHAGEDVGIYATGPMSHLFHGVHEQNYIAHVMAYASCVGPNTQHCHQHRPREPDAETKTKGDGLCESGGLRRATDVVVTLMALLVSFLWWNL
- the LOC138969101 gene encoding alkaline phosphatase, tissue-nonspecific isozyme-like isoform X1 codes for the protein MAEKLLCLLIFFCCLHWTQPDNINEDTEDWMQKGQDELAAALKIQHNMGVAKNVILFLADGMGVSTVTAARIYKGQRDGKSGEETLLNFEHFPHAAFAKTYSTDKQVSDSAGTATAFLGGVKANSGTLGVNARVTRQNCTVFPEGSVDTIMDWALAAGKSVGLVTTTHVTHATPAAAYAHTPERDWESDATMGSANDLCKGKVKDIATQLIEDESNTRIKVILGGGRRHFLPNTALVPGTLDQLNVHGRVDGRDLIQVWKDNKDNRGAKATYLWNKQQLDAIDVNKTDYLLGLFNQGHMSFELNRNMTGVITEPSLAEMTTAAIRILSKDDNGFFLLVEGGRIDHAHHGNNAHLALSETVAFDDAVAVAKEMTGDETLMVVTADHSHVLTMAGYPDRGHDIFGIQDSLSQDGAQDLMPYATLSYANGPGPGRVDLTYTDTTSKFHQQSRLVPMNYETHAGEDVGIYATGPMSHLFHGVHEQNYIAHVMAYASCVGPNTQHCHQHRPREPDAETKTKGDGLCESGGLRRATDVVVTLMALLVSFLWWNL